The window TTATTCTCAACAATGCATGTATTCCACCACTATGAACTGATGTGCCAGCCCTACCTAGAAAATACACATATTCTAGCCCTTCAAACATAAGCTTCTGGTACATGATTTATTCCATTTTATATAGGGAGCTTGAAACTCCAAAGAAGCCCTTCAGCCCTCCTCGCGAGGTACATGTTCAGGTCACCCATTCAATGCTGCCAGAGAAAATCGAGATCTTCAAGTCCCTGGAAGATTGGGCAGAGGAAAACATCTTGGCATACCTGAAGCCTGTCGAGAAATGCTGGCAACCACAGGATTTCCTGCCAGAACCTGATTCGGAGGGATTCTTTGAAGAAATTGCAGAACTTAGAAAGCGAACAAAGGAAATCCCGGATGATTATTTTGTCTGTTTGGTTGGAGATATGATAACGGAGGAAGCTCTGCCTACTTACCAGACTATGCTCAACACACTCGATGGTGTCCGAGATGAAACTGGTGCAAGCCCCACATCTTGGGCTGTCTGGACGAGGGCATGGACCGCCGAAGAAAACAGGCATGGGGACCTTCTCAACAAATATCTCTACTTGTCTGGAAGAGTCGACATGAGACAAATCGAGAAGACAATTCAATATCTGATCGGGTCGGGAATGGTAAGATCCTTATTGAACTCGCAGCAATCGCACGATCCTCAGCCCAATACACTtcgtttgtacaagtggggcacaTGGTCCAGTGATCTAGACCAATGATCTTAATCTTTCGATTTATGGCCTGCAAATAGGCAACAAGGAagccaaaaatagcaagtgtccacattcaactgaccAATTGTCTAGGGTCCTCTAGTATACTTTTGGGTTATGGTTCGTTCATGGTGGACCCAACAGACCAATTGCCCCAATTACTGAACCATGCGTCCCACTTTTACAAACTGAAGAGCTGAGTGCATTGTGCATATCTGAGGGAAGaggatcatatgattcctctGACTTCATTGCCATTTGATTTTCATCTATTTGGTCTCCCttcgccaaaaaaaaaaaaaaaacagtggaatTAGAGTTCTTAGACATTGGTTGGTGAAGGTAAGCATTCGGTTCCCCAATACATATCTTCAGACTCTTAACGCACATGTCATCACTCATGGAAATATTGCAAGAACTCTCCATTTACACTGTATATTGCAAGGTGAAGGCTTTTGGCGGATGCTGTACTTGTTGTTCTTGCAATATTAGTAGGCAGCAAAAATCTCACGATTTCGCCTTTAACTAAACCAACATCCTGAGTTTTCTGGTTATTCTGTAAAGAAATTGTGAGATTTCTGACTACAATtcttcctcattctttggttACTCGGTTGATAATCTCCGTCACATTGCATTAGAATAGTTTATTTACAGACTTGTCTTTGATGTTGGTAAGTCGGGCTGTAAAGATATTCAAGCATGTGCAAGTGTTGCATTGGCGTGCCGGATCTGGGCTGTTGATCAGGTTACTTTGGACATACCTGGATGAAAAACTAGGTGTGTCTGCTCATTGAGCTGGTCACATGTGCACAatcatttcatgattttttttatttttatttttaaaaaaggtcGGTTGTGTACCATCTTGTCATGACCTTGTGCAGTTCAAGCATGACCATCCTATCTTTTAAACCTGGGCAAAATCAGGGGCTGTGAACGACTAGGATCATGCACAACTTTACCATGCTTACACTCCTGTGGGAACATTCCTTTGCATTCCTCCTGTAATTTTACTCAAGTAATGGTATGTTCTCTTAGGATCCACGGACGGAGAACAGCCCCTACCTGGGATTCGTCTACACATCCTTTCAGGAGAGAGCGACCTTCATTTCCCATGGGAACACTGCCAGGCACGCCAAGGAATATGGGGACTCTAAGCTGGCTCAGATATGCGGGACCATTGCCTCAGATGAGAAGCGCCATGAGACTGCCTACACAAAGATTGTGGAGAAGTTGTTTGAGGTCGACCCAGATGGCACAATGCTGGCTTTTGATGACATGATGAGGAAGAAGATCTCGATGccagcccacctgatgtatgatgGCCAGGACGACAACCTGTTCGAGCACTTCTCAGCTGTTGCGCAGCGGCTGGGGGTCTACACAGCCAAGGACTATGCGGACATACTTGAATTCCTGGTCGGGAGGTGGAACGTGGAGAAGATCACAGGCCTTTCCCCTGAGGGACGACGGGCCCaagaatatgtctgcaagttgccACCAAGGATCAGGAGGCTGGAAGAGAGGGCCCAAGGGAGGGCTAAGGAAGGGCCCACCATCCCCTTCAGCTGGATTTTCAATAGAGAAGCGAAGCTGTAGGAGGAGAGCAATGTCCACTTTGCActagtttcttcttcttttttctttttcttttttttttttttgttctctatTTTCAATTCTATGTTATTTTTGTCTTGTCATATGATATGAAGGGCGGTGGCGGGGTTGTAGATACGCTTTTGTTTTTATGATATAATCAAATAGGGTTTGCtgtttagtctctctctctctaaccatccaatcttttccttcttttttttcccccattGAATGCGGATTGTTGGTCTATTCCTTACTGATAGAGAATTCCACCTCCCATCTTTATAATGATTCCCTCGTTCTTGACATTATGGTTTTAGTTTcagtctttctttctttcttttttcttttttgcattaaTTAACAATTTAATTAGGTAAGTAGAAAAGAGACGACATTTCGAAAGCACTTGAACAGCATTTCCTGATTTTAACGGTGCCCTTGTGATTTAAAATGGTCATTTTTGGCTTCCAGTGAGATTGGTGCTgaatcatcatcaccattgagcTCGGTCATCAGAAGACAGGCAACTAGTGCAATGGCAGTTATGAGTTCATTGGTATTTTATCTAATAGAAATTTAATCATTTCTGAACACAATCATACAGTTTGGCTACTCGGACGATCTTGTCCAGTCCTTCATTGGGTCAGGCCAAGTCAAGCATTGTGAACTCAATTGGACTGGACAGTCCAAGTCGACTTAGATGGGTCAGCAATCCATGCTCTAATATCATAAGAGAGCTAAAAGTAGTAGGCCTAGCAACGCCAATCCCCAGATGCTAAAGGCATTGCAATGCCCTTTTTGGTGTTTGGTCCTCTATTAATGCATATGATAAAAAGAATCGATTACAATTTGTAGAATTGGAATTTCGGTATCTGTCAAAGACTTTCCAAAGCTTTTGAGTCATTCAAGCATGGGAAGAAGATTTGAGTCTGAAATTCACCACCTTTCTTAAAGCCATCTGGATTTTTAAATGAATTCATGAGATCTATGGTTTCTCTCCGTGCTTTTGTTTTTGGGTACCATCCAAATTCATCAGGTTCCACAGCTCCCGAAAAAACTGTTTCCATTGGCCCTTGTCATCTCCCAATCTATTGAAAATTGTACCCTTTTCATCTCCCAATCTATCAAAAATTGAAAACGATGATATGCCAAGGAACACCGTTCTTAAATAGGGCCCAATGAATTATCAACTGTAATTGGGGCCGTACTATTTCAAGATCTTAGCTAGTTGTTGGTAATCATTCTACTTTCAGACATCCTTTATTtgctgctgcttttttttttccttatcaaATCAACCACCCTTATTGTGAAAAGGGCAGGACAACAAAAACGTGCCACCAACCATTACTGGAAAAGAAGTTGCAGTGTTGAGCAGAATTCTGAATATTCTTATCACACAGTGTTTGGGTGCCTGAAATAATATTTTTAAATCATGAATGGTCCTAATAATCTGCTTCCACATTAGGTAAATAGTGATGACTTCTACTATTTCTTCATTGAGTAATTTTGTCATCTATATCCTTTGGAAGCAGGAATCCTTAGAGAACAAACTAACTAAAAATTCTGCCTTGCTGCCATGGAACAGGTCAGATTACAagcagattttgaaaaaaataaaatcagaattcaACTCAACCTTGATACATTTTGATACTGAAAGGCAACGTAAGTGAGTTTTGTTTCCGACTCTTTACAAAACATTATTAGTGGGCGTTATAGATGCACTGTTGAATTGGATTGGGATCTTCTAGTCCGATGAAGTTCAAATGGCAAACTGTACTCTCTTTCAGCATTCATATCAAGAACGTGGAATTCAAAAAGCAAATACACAACTTTAAGCATTCATATCAAGAACGTGGAATTCAAAAAGCAAATACACAACTTtaaagttggacttgaaaggaaaGTGCATGCAAATTGGGAGCCACTTAGTAAGACTAGAAAACATCATTAACTATGTCATTTCCTCCTAATCAAACTGACAGTTGGCAATTCAGTTCACTTAAGAGCATCGAAACATGAAGTTTGGGAATTGAATGGATGGTGGGTAGTAATCTGAATTCTGTACCGCACCGGTATTCATGCAGATACTAATGGATGGGGGAAGATATGGTACACCAACTCGCGTTGTGTAGAACAAAATATTACTGATTTTTTCAAGGGGTGGAACTGAACAATTTTGTAACATAAACGTCAATCCAGACAGTTGAACAGTGGCCAACCCTTGTGGATGTGCAAAGcctgaaaatcacattgatcaaacGATCTCAATCGTATTTTCCAGTTGAATCTGGCAGCCCAAGTCAATTTGATGGACACCAATTGAACATCTAGGACATCCAAGCAGCATGGTTTTCGGTCCATGTATCAACAATGGGGTCCAcaatctggatggtctggatcgatATGCATACCTGGCCAATATTGAGCTGTGTGGCGCACACAAACTAAACCTGGGCAGGCCTTCATCATCTAGGATGCAGAGCATTGCCATTGCAGATTTGCGTCCATCCCAACAAAAAGACAGAAGGAAAAGAGAACAATCTTCATTCTGCCTAGAAAACAATACTACTCTCTGTTCCCACCTGACTTCATTTACAATTCAATAGCAATGAATTGGAATAGTTAATCAGCAAATCCGCAAATACACCATCTTCGCCTTGATTCATTTCCCACAATTAGACATTGTATCCCATAGCTAAAATTGGAATTACAGGGAGCAGTCACCATACCA is drawn from Magnolia sinica isolate HGM2019 chromosome 5, MsV1, whole genome shotgun sequence and contains these coding sequences:
- the LOC131246412 gene encoding stearoyl-[acyl-carrier-protein] 9-desaturase, chloroplastic-like, whose translation is MALKLSPLTFQSQKLPHFGHGHGRSSRFLMASTLRTNTKELETPKKPFSPPREVHVQVTHSMLPEKIEIFKSLEDWAEENILAYLKPVEKCWQPQDFLPEPDSEGFFEEIAELRKRTKEIPDDYFVCLVGDMITEEALPTYQTMLNTLDGVRDETGASPTSWAVWTRAWTAEENRHGDLLNKYLYLSGRVDMRQIEKTIQYLIGSGMDPRTENSPYLGFVYTSFQERATFISHGNTARHAKEYGDSKLAQICGTIASDEKRHETAYTKIVEKLFEVDPDGTMLAFDDMMRKKISMPAHLMYDGQDDNLFEHFSAVAQRLGVYTAKDYADILEFLVGRWNVEKITGLSPEGRRAQEYVCKLPPRIRRLEERAQGRAKEGPTIPFSWIFNREAKL